In Cryptococcus depauperatus CBS 7841 chromosome 4, complete sequence, a single window of DNA contains:
- a CDS encoding transketolase encodes MSAINKTDLTSVNTIRALAADVVAKANSGHPGAPMGMAPISHILFTRFMRFNPKNPKWINRDRFVLSNGHACALQYILLHLAGYDVSMDDLKQFRQVNSITPGHPELGVTPGIEVTTGPLGQGISNAVGLAIGQAHMGAIFNKEGFPLIDNYTYVFVGDGCLQEGVASEACSLAGHLKLGNLIAIYDDNKITIDGDTAVSFTENVEMRFKSYGWNVLHVEKGDDDLAAIENAVNEARKNTDAPTIINLKTTIGFGSLKAGGHDVHGAPLKKDDIVQLKKKFGFSPDETFAVPQETYDVYRQAAERGTQKENEWHSLFKSYAEKYPHEASEFQRRIDGRLPDGWEKALPTYTSADAAVGSRKLSETTITKLVEVLPELVGGSADLTGSNLTRWKNAEDFQHPSTGLGSYKGRYFRFGVREHGMTAICNGIAAYGGLIPFGATFLNFVSYAAGAVRLSALSHLRVIQVATHDSIGLGEDGPTHQPVETAAWLRAIPNLAFWRPADGNETSASYLVALLSQHTPSVLAFSRQNLPQLANSSIEKAAKGGYVLEEVENADVTLVSTGSEVALCLQALEQLKSKNIKARLVSLPCFEAFNAQPKEYKLSVLPSGAPILSVEAYSTFGWGAYSHDHFGLQAWGASGPFAQVYEKFDMTPDGIAKRAEKVVSFYKKRGQPVFSPLISALDEITE; translated from the exons ATGAGCGCTATAAACAAAACGGATCTTACCTCTGTCAA TACTATCCGTGctcttgctgctgatgTTGTTGCAAAG GCCAACTCGGGACATCCCGGAGCACCCATG GGTATGGCTCCCATCTCCCATATTCTTTTCACTCGATTCATGAGATTCAACCCCAAAAACCCGAAATGGATCAATCGAGATCGATTTGTCTTGTCCAACGGCCATGC ATGTGCCCTTCAGTATATTTTGCTCCATCTAGCTGGGTACGACGTATCCATGGATGACCTTAAACAGTTCCGTCAGGTTAATTCTATTACCCCTGGCCACCCCGAACTTGGTGTAACTCCAGGCATAGAGGTTACCACTGGTCCTCTTGGACAAG GTATCTCAAATGCTGTCGGTCTTGCAATCGGTCAAGCTCACATGGGagccatcttcaacaaggAAGGGTTTCCTTTAATTGACAACTACACCTATGTCTTTGTTGGTGATGGGTGTTTGCAAGAGGGTGTTGCCTCCGAGGCATGCTCTTTGGCAGGCCACTTGAAGTTGGGCAACTTGATCGCCATTTATGATGATAACA AGATCACCATTGATGGCGACACTGCCGTTTCTTTTActgaaaatgttgaaatgaGATTCAAGTCTTATGGCTGGAATGTCTTGCACGTCGAGAAAGGAGATGA CGATTTGGCTGCGATAGAGAACGCAGTTAATGAGGCCAGGAAGAACACTGACGCTCCCACCATCATCAACCTCAAGACAACTATTGGCTTTGGATCTCTCAAGGCTGGCGGCCACGATGTCCATGGCGCTC CTCTCAAGAAGGACGATATTGTTCAACTCAAAAAGAAGTTTGGCTTCAGCCCTGATGAGACCTTTGCTGTCCCCCAGGAGACTTATGATGTTTATCGACAAGCGGCTGAACGTGGCACTCAAAAAGAGAACGAGTGGCACTCTCTTTTCAAATCATATGCGGAGAAATACCCTCATGAGGCATCAGAGTTCCAACGTCGAATCGATGGTCGTCTTCCTGATGGATGGGAAAAAGCACTTCCTACCTACACGAGCGCAGATGCCGCGGTTGGCAGTCGAAAACTTTCCGAGACCACTATCACTAAACTTGTCGAGGTCTTGCCCGAATTAGTTGGTGGATCTGCTGATTTGACCGGCTCCAACTTgacgagatggaagaaTGCTGAGGACTTCCAGCACCCCTCAACTGGTCTCGGTAGTTACAAGGGTCGATACTTTAGATTTGGCGTTCGAGAGCATGGTATGACTGCGATTTGTAACGGTATTGCTGCCTACGGCGGTCTCATTCCTTTCGGCGCCACTTTCCTTAACTTTGTTTCTTATGCTGCTGGAGCTGTCCGACTTTCTGCTCTGTCTCATCTTCGTGTTATTCAAGTGGCTACTCATGATTCTATCGGgcttggagaagatggacCTACCCACCAACCTGTTGAAACTGCGGCTTGGCTGCGAGCCATCCCCAACCTCGCATTCTGGAGACCAGCGGATGGTAATGAAACGTCTGCGTCCTACCTTGTGGCCCTTTTGTCTCAACACACTCCTTCTGTTTTGGCTTTCTCTAGACAGAAT CTACCACAACTTGCCAACTCAAGCATTGAAAAAGCTGCCAAGGGAGGATACGTGTTGgaagaagttgaaaatG CGGATGTGACTCTTGTCTCTACAGGCTCTGAGGTAGCACTCTGTCTCCAAGCGCTTGAACAGCTCAAGTCCAAAAATATCAAGGCTCGATTAGTTTCTTTGCCCTGCTTTGAAGCCTTT AATGCTCAACCAAAAGAATACAAGCTCAGCGTTCTCCCCTCTGGAGCCCCTATTCTTTCCGTTGAAGCCTACTCTACATTTGGATGGGGTGCATACAGTCATGATCACTTTGGTCTTCAGGCTTGGGGTGCTTCTGGACCTTTTGCGCAAGTATATGAGAAG TTTGATATGACTCCTGACGGTATTGCAAAGCGAGCTGAGAAGGTTGTCTCTTTTTACAAGAAGCGGGGTCAACCAGTCTTCTCTCCGCTTATCTCTGCTCTCGACGAGATCACCGAGTAA